A genome region from Mastacembelus armatus chromosome 8, fMasArm1.2, whole genome shotgun sequence includes the following:
- the LOC113140307 gene encoding properdin-like isoform X1, which yields MEVLLLLVLLLVSVERSASVQCFARFDWTSGQCDDELGEVDEDDCCQNPHYSYRSTDGVCQSCGPLVWSPWSPWSQCSVLCGEGVRQRHRMCFGIGQSQCDKIEEKLQTEPCSGVCCDAKGWGLWLAWSSCSVTCGEGGVRKRERICSSPPECLSACSGPSEERENCPTHTCPVHGGWTSWSSWSQCSGSCIDDQHGKVPSRVRNRSCSSPAPSSDTEPPGDRCPGDGIQVQDCSELPNCPVDGSWGAWSPPQPCSVTCGEGLQLSFRTCESPPPKYGGRFCDGMSTQASVCRSPCPVDGFWSGWSNWGECSSSCIPDGRVPVRTRQRSCSNPAPSSSPPGRGCQGDDSQTENCNHLPHCTVDGGWGSWSDFTPCSVTCGVGLEVSVRPCDSPAPKHGGRPCSGDGRRTRICTTSVHCPVDGMWSEWSQWNTCKFPFGERNINCKQLGGRQTRQRECLYRAHNGSICTGESLTETRVCYDVNGCYLKGVWENWEPWTLCRPPCGKNSRRARKKHCKPDYSGYSPTIGRQKEKATFFGKPTADCGPLPTEQKVESQPCLNIPPCP from the exons ATGGAGGTTCTGCTGCTCCTGGTTCTGCTGCTGGTCTCTGTGGAGCGTTCAG cctctgtgcagtgttttgcaCGTTTCGACTGGACCTCGGGTCAGTGTGATGACGAGCTCGGGGAAGTGGATGAAGACGACTGCTGTCAGAACCCTCACTACAGCTACAGGTCGACCGACGGAGTGTGTCAGTCCTGTGg TCCCCTGGTGTGGTCTCCCTGGTCGCCATGGTCTCAGTGTAGCGTCCTGTGTGGGGAGGGGGTGAGACAGAGGCACAGGATGTGTTTTGGCATCGGCCAATCACAGTGTGACAAGATCGAGGAGAAACTGCAGACGGAGCCATGCAGCGGCGTCTGCTGTGAcg cAAAGGGGTGGGGCTTGTGGCTCGCCTGGTCATCCTGCTCAGTCACCTGTGGAGAAGGTGGAgtcaggaagagagagagaatctgCTCCAGCCCTCCTGAGTGTCTCTCGGCCTGCAGCGGTCCgtcagaagagagagagaactgtccaacacacacctgtccag TCCATGGTGGTTGGACCAGTTGGTCCAGTTGGTCTCAGTGTTCTGGTTCGTGTATTGATGATCAGCATGGCAAAGTCCCCTCCAGAGTGCGAAATCGCTCCTGCTCTAGCCCCGCCCCATCCAGTGACACAGAGCCACCCGGTGATCGTTGTCCTGGAGACGGCATCCAGGTCCAGGACTGTAGTGAGCTGCCCAACTGTCCAG TGGACGGCAGCTGGGGGGCGTGGTCCCCACCTCAACCTTGCTCTGTCACCTGTGGGGAGGGGCTTCAGCTGTCGTTCAGGACATGTGAAAGTCCCCCTCCTAAATATGGCGGTCGATTCTGCGATGGAATGAGCACTCAGGCCAGCGTCTGTCGGAGTCCGTGTCCTG TGGACGGGTTCTGGTCTGGTTGGTCCAACTGGGGAGAGTGTTCCTCGTCCTGTATCCCAGATGGCCGAGTTCCCGTCAGGACTCGCCAGCGGTCCTGTTCTAACCCCGCCCCTTCGTCCAGCCCTCCTGGAAGAGGTTGCCAGGGTGAtgacagtcagacagagaaCTGCAACCACCTACCTCACTGCACAG TGGACGGAGGCTGGGGCTCCTGGTCCGACTTCACTCCCTGTTCTGTTACCTGTGGGGTGGGGCTCGAGGTGTCAGTCAGGCCATGTGACAGCCCCGCCCCCAAACATGGCGGACGGCCATGTTCTGGAGACGGACGTCGAACGAGGATCTGTACGACCAGCGTCCACTGTCCAG TGGACGGCATGTGGTCGGAGTGGTCGCAGTGGAACACGTGTAAATTCCCGTTTGGTGAGAGAAACATTAACTGTAAGCAGCTGGGCGGCCGTCAGACTCGACAGCGAGAGTGTCTCTATCGAGCTCATAACGGATCCATCTGCACTGGAGAGTCCCTGACAGAAACACGGGTCTGCTACGATGTCAACGGATGTTACT tgaagGGCGTCTGGGAAAACTGGGAACCGTGGACTTTGTGTAGACCTCCCTGTGGAAAAAACTCCAGACGTGCCAGAAAGAAACACTGTAAACCTGATTACAGCGGATACAG CCCCACCATCGGTCGTCAGAAGGAGAAGGCGACGTTCTTCGGGAAGCCGACTGCAGACTGTGGTCCTCTGCCCACTGAACAGAAGGTGGAGAGTCAGCCCTGCCTCAACATTCCCCCCTGCCCCTAA
- the LOC113140308 gene encoding DELTA-thalatoxin-Avl1a-like: MYKKTDAAGPDPRAERTVRTDLHLITATGDVMAGIPTDRWCTFEIKDDCSDYKLCNPRTYTYSGHCETEFPPVIGPSQSGSALFVKTPNTACGAVGVLTFDLYDESKHQSAGKMAIMFSNPYDFVQYSNMYAIGVFGMDVNCDYDLYYKMYNGAEDGFVRGEAKCGGLTYESSVAIVRATMSNSYQPVIQVVVCNN; encoded by the exons ATGTATAAAAAGACGGATGCTGCAGGTCCAGACCCACGAGCCGAGAGGACCGTTCGTACAGATCTTCATCTCATCACTGCT ACAGGAGACGTGATGGCTGGGATCCCAACAGACCGCTGGTGCACCTTCGAGATCAAGGATGACTGCAGTGACTACAAGCTGTGTAACCCCAG GACGTACACTTACAGCGGACACTGTGAGACAGAGTTTCCTCCTGTTATTGGCCCTTCACAGTCTGGCAGCGCCCTGTTCGTCAAGACTCCTAACACGGCCTGTGGAGCTGTTGGAGTCCTCACTTTCGATCTCTACGATGAATCCAAGCATCAGTCCGCTGGGAAAATGGCTATAATGTTCTCGAATCCGTACGACTTCGTTCAGTACTCTAACATGTATGCAATAGGGGTCTTTGGCATGGACGTCAACTGTGACTATGATCTTTATTATAAGATGTATAACGGTGCAGAGGACGGGTTTGTCAGAGGTGAAGCCAAATGTGGTGGCCTGACGTATGAAAGCAGCGTCGCCATCGTCAGAGCCACCATGTCAAACAGTTACCAGCCTGTCATCCAGGTAGTGGTGTGCAACAACTGA
- the LOC113140307 gene encoding properdin-like isoform X2, which produces MTSSGKWMKTTAVRTLTTATGRPTECVSPVAKGWGLWLAWSSCSVTCGEGGVRKRERICSSPPECLSACSGPSEERENCPTHTCPVHGGWTSWSSWSQCSGSCIDDQHGKVPSRVRNRSCSSPAPSSDTEPPGDRCPGDGIQVQDCSELPNCPVDGSWGAWSPPQPCSVTCGEGLQLSFRTCESPPPKYGGRFCDGMSTQASVCRSPCPVDGFWSGWSNWGECSSSCIPDGRVPVRTRQRSCSNPAPSSSPPGRGCQGDDSQTENCNHLPHCTVDGGWGSWSDFTPCSVTCGVGLEVSVRPCDSPAPKHGGRPCSGDGRRTRICTTSVHCPVDGMWSEWSQWNTCKFPFGERNINCKQLGGRQTRQRECLYRAHNGSICTGESLTETRVCYDVNGCYLKGVWENWEPWTLCRPPCGKNSRRARKKHCKPDYSGYSPTIGRQKEKATFFGKPTADCGPLPTEQKVESQPCLNIPPCP; this is translated from the exons ATGACGAGCTCGGGGAAGTGGATGAAGACGACTGCTGTCAGAACCCTCACTACAGCTACAGGTCGACCGACGGAGTGTGTCAGTCCTGTGg cAAAGGGGTGGGGCTTGTGGCTCGCCTGGTCATCCTGCTCAGTCACCTGTGGAGAAGGTGGAgtcaggaagagagagagaatctgCTCCAGCCCTCCTGAGTGTCTCTCGGCCTGCAGCGGTCCgtcagaagagagagagaactgtccaacacacacctgtccag TCCATGGTGGTTGGACCAGTTGGTCCAGTTGGTCTCAGTGTTCTGGTTCGTGTATTGATGATCAGCATGGCAAAGTCCCCTCCAGAGTGCGAAATCGCTCCTGCTCTAGCCCCGCCCCATCCAGTGACACAGAGCCACCCGGTGATCGTTGTCCTGGAGACGGCATCCAGGTCCAGGACTGTAGTGAGCTGCCCAACTGTCCAG TGGACGGCAGCTGGGGGGCGTGGTCCCCACCTCAACCTTGCTCTGTCACCTGTGGGGAGGGGCTTCAGCTGTCGTTCAGGACATGTGAAAGTCCCCCTCCTAAATATGGCGGTCGATTCTGCGATGGAATGAGCACTCAGGCCAGCGTCTGTCGGAGTCCGTGTCCTG TGGACGGGTTCTGGTCTGGTTGGTCCAACTGGGGAGAGTGTTCCTCGTCCTGTATCCCAGATGGCCGAGTTCCCGTCAGGACTCGCCAGCGGTCCTGTTCTAACCCCGCCCCTTCGTCCAGCCCTCCTGGAAGAGGTTGCCAGGGTGAtgacagtcagacagagaaCTGCAACCACCTACCTCACTGCACAG TGGACGGAGGCTGGGGCTCCTGGTCCGACTTCACTCCCTGTTCTGTTACCTGTGGGGTGGGGCTCGAGGTGTCAGTCAGGCCATGTGACAGCCCCGCCCCCAAACATGGCGGACGGCCATGTTCTGGAGACGGACGTCGAACGAGGATCTGTACGACCAGCGTCCACTGTCCAG TGGACGGCATGTGGTCGGAGTGGTCGCAGTGGAACACGTGTAAATTCCCGTTTGGTGAGAGAAACATTAACTGTAAGCAGCTGGGCGGCCGTCAGACTCGACAGCGAGAGTGTCTCTATCGAGCTCATAACGGATCCATCTGCACTGGAGAGTCCCTGACAGAAACACGGGTCTGCTACGATGTCAACGGATGTTACT tgaagGGCGTCTGGGAAAACTGGGAACCGTGGACTTTGTGTAGACCTCCCTGTGGAAAAAACTCCAGACGTGCCAGAAAGAAACACTGTAAACCTGATTACAGCGGATACAG CCCCACCATCGGTCGTCAGAAGGAGAAGGCGACGTTCTTCGGGAAGCCGACTGCAGACTGTGGTCCTCTGCCCACTGAACAGAAGGTGGAGAGTCAGCCCTGCCTCAACATTCCCCCCTGCCCCTAA